In Calothrix sp. PCC 7507, one DNA window encodes the following:
- the murQ gene encoding N-acetylmuramic acid 6-phosphate etherase, producing the protein MTNLQERGHLLTEQVNPHSLNLDQLSSLELVDLFNNEDQKAVAAVAAAKSQLAQAIEYAAERLRHGGRLFYVGAGTSGRLGVLDAAECPPTFCTPPELVQGIIAGGAGALVRSSEDLEDRAEDGEAAIAQRHVTQLDVVVGITAGGTTPFVQGALNAARQRGAITVFIACVPAEQVSFDADVDIRLLTGPEIVAGSTRLKAGTATKLALNIISTGVMVKLGKVYGNRMVDVAVTNQKLRDRALRILEDLTGLSRETASLLLEQSGKWVKLALLMHWTGLEKDAGDQLLSAHQGNLRAAVASYNQDKQP; encoded by the coding sequence ATGACAAATTTGCAAGAACGCGGCCATCTATTAACTGAGCAAGTCAATCCTCATAGTCTGAATTTAGATCAACTAAGTTCCCTAGAATTGGTGGATTTATTTAACAATGAAGACCAAAAAGCAGTTGCGGCAGTAGCTGCAGCGAAAAGTCAGTTAGCTCAAGCCATTGAATATGCAGCAGAGCGTTTACGCCACGGAGGACGGCTGTTTTATGTCGGCGCTGGCACAAGTGGTAGGTTAGGAGTGTTAGACGCGGCTGAGTGTCCACCTACCTTTTGTACACCCCCAGAATTAGTACAAGGGATTATTGCTGGCGGTGCTGGCGCATTGGTACGTAGTTCTGAGGATTTAGAGGATCGCGCTGAAGATGGAGAAGCAGCGATCGCTCAAAGACACGTGACACAATTAGATGTGGTAGTTGGTATCACCGCTGGTGGGACAACACCTTTTGTCCAAGGTGCCCTCAACGCTGCTCGTCAGCGGGGTGCTATCACTGTTTTTATTGCTTGTGTTCCCGCTGAACAAGTTAGCTTTGATGCAGATGTTGACATTCGCTTGTTAACTGGGCCAGAAATTGTAGCTGGTTCAACTCGCCTGAAAGCTGGAACAGCCACAAAGCTAGCTTTAAATATTATTTCTACTGGGGTGATGGTCAAACTGGGCAAAGTCTACGGTAATCGCATGGTAGATGTAGCAGTCACCAATCAAAAATTACGCGATCGCGCTTTACGCATTTTAGAAGACCTCACAGGTTTAAGTCGAGAAACCGCGAGTTTGTTACTAGAACAGAGTGGTAAGTGGGTAAAATTAGCTTTGTTGATGCATTGGACTGGTTTAGAAAAAGACGCAGGCGATCAGCTACTCTCAGCACATCAAGGTAATCTCAGGGCGGCTGTTGCCAGTTACAATCAAGACAAACAACCCTGA
- a CDS encoding response regulator, whose translation MTHQEELIVSNNLLNEFKICTQLQYNGQLKIKSSKGQQWIFYYRLGRIVWATGGKHPFRRWRRHITQNCPQIDLNKLRFRSEDLAIDYWDYRLVEILFKRQKIQREQIHTIVENTIAELFFDLAYEADFTPLTCDRNQEVILDTAMSFTSADISLKHMQDSWKIWSETGLANFSPDLAPVIRKPEQLQQLVSPSVYNNFVNFINGKYTLRDLAVKMKQSVLLVSRSLLPYILKGIIELVEVPDLPLLTNEVKNNSNTTPPKNPNAPLIACVDDSPQVCKMLEDIITGNGMRFIKIQDAVQALPTLIQEKPDLIFLDLMMPIASGYEICTQLRRISSFSETPIIILTGNDGLLDRVRAKVVGSTDFLTKPVVADRVMGIAQKYLRSQAPSKVKNVSNSIPSRISDLEVCH comes from the coding sequence ATGACGCACCAAGAAGAACTGATAGTATCAAATAACCTACTGAATGAATTTAAAATTTGTACTCAATTACAATACAACGGACAATTAAAGATTAAAAGTTCCAAGGGACAGCAATGGATTTTCTACTATCGCTTAGGAAGGATAGTTTGGGCAACCGGTGGAAAACATCCTTTCCGACGTTGGCGTAGACATATCACTCAGAATTGTCCCCAAATTGATTTGAATAAGTTGCGGTTTCGCTCAGAAGACTTAGCAATTGATTACTGGGACTATCGCCTTGTAGAAATATTGTTTAAAAGACAGAAAATCCAACGAGAACAAATTCATACAATTGTAGAAAACACAATTGCAGAACTATTTTTTGACCTTGCTTATGAGGCAGATTTTACGCCTCTAACTTGCGATCGCAACCAAGAAGTTATCTTGGATACGGCCATGAGCTTTACGAGTGCAGACATTTCTCTCAAGCATATGCAAGACTCGTGGAAGATTTGGTCAGAAACAGGGTTAGCAAATTTTTCACCTGACTTAGCACCAGTCATCCGCAAACCCGAACAACTCCAACAGCTAGTGAGTCCATCCGTCTACAATAACTTTGTAAATTTCATTAACGGTAAATATACCTTGCGGGATTTAGCAGTGAAAATGAAGCAGAGTGTACTACTAGTTTCTCGTTCATTGCTTCCCTATATCCTCAAAGGAATTATCGAACTTGTAGAAGTGCCCGACTTACCTTTATTAACAAATGAAGTCAAAAATAACTCTAACACCACACCACCAAAAAATCCCAATGCTCCCTTGATAGCCTGTGTAGATGATAGCCCACAGGTTTGTAAAATGTTAGAAGACATTATTACTGGCAATGGAATGAGGTTTATCAAAATCCAAGATGCTGTGCAAGCATTGCCAACTCTGATTCAAGAGAAGCCAGACTTAATCTTCTTAGATTTAATGATGCCAATCGCTAGTGGTTACGAAATATGTACTCAACTACGACGAATTTCTAGCTTTTCTGAAACACCCATAATCATCCTCACAGGTAATGATGGACTTCTAGATAGAGTTCGCGCCAAAGTAGTTGGTTCTACAGATTTTCTCACAAAACCCGTAGTAGCTGATCGGGTCATGGGTATAGCACAGAAATATTTACGTTCACAGGCTCCATCAAAAGTCAAGAATGTGTCTAATAGCATACCTAGTAGGATATCCGATTTAGAAGTTTGTCATTAG
- a CDS encoding DUF3110 domain-containing protein: protein MITPMRVFVLVFNARTENEGIHTVREGNRNKILMFESEDDATRFALMLEAQDFLTPTVEAIDAEEIKEFCASADYEWELVPENGDLVVPPDINVEETDWQPNAQAEETSEGNFSSNQAATDQSDLSDSELEKMRRKLEGLL from the coding sequence ATGATTACACCGATGCGAGTTTTTGTGTTGGTTTTTAATGCCCGTACAGAAAATGAGGGGATTCACACAGTGCGAGAGGGCAATCGCAATAAAATTCTGATGTTCGAGTCAGAAGACGATGCTACTCGCTTCGCCCTCATGTTGGAAGCTCAGGATTTCCTGACACCGACAGTAGAGGCGATTGATGCTGAAGAAATCAAGGAATTTTGTGCAAGTGCTGACTATGAATGGGAACTCGTCCCAGAAAATGGTGACTTAGTTGTTCCTCCAGATATTAATGTGGAAGAAACCGACTGGCAACCAAACGCTCAAGCAGAGGAAACTAGTGAGGGAAATTTTTCCTCCAACCAAGCAGCTACAGATCAATCAGATTTGTCTGATTCGGAACTAGAAAAAATGCGGCGCAAGCTAGAAGGACTATTGTAA
- a CDS encoding response regulator transcription factor produces MSTVLVVEDGLTDMEIISRYLKQAGYSVISATSSEEAQDRIDKNKPDVIFLDVILPGKSGFEICRELKNNPSTSQIPVIFCSTKNSDVDKIWGNMLGADAYLSKPINREELVVTLSRLISK; encoded by the coding sequence ATGAGTACTGTTTTAGTAGTTGAAGATGGATTGACTGATATGGAAATTATCAGCCGTTACTTAAAGCAGGCAGGTTATTCTGTCATTAGTGCCACAAGTAGTGAAGAAGCTCAAGACAGAATCGATAAAAATAAGCCTGATGTAATTTTTCTCGATGTAATTTTACCAGGTAAAAGTGGCTTTGAAATTTGTCGAGAACTGAAAAATAATCCTAGTACTAGCCAAATACCTGTGATTTTTTGTTCAACAAAAAATAGCGATGTAGATAAAATTTGGGGAAATATGTTAGGTGCTGATGCTTATCTTTCAAAACCAATTAATCGGGAAGAATTAGTAGTAACTCTGAGTCGGTTAATCAGTAAATAG
- a CDS encoding chemotaxis protein CheW, translated as MENKQKFLSFNLGVKDTSVISLQHITEVLKISLTEVCSVPQMPNCVLGIYNWRGEMLWLVDLEEMLGYPPLLQDLDSVSKMMAIILESDGKYLGLLVRQLMDIEWLDTNQMKAQSTELFYPAMSPFLQGYFINSTEEIVFNLDAPAIIQASLWGLHN; from the coding sequence TTGGAGAATAAGCAAAAATTTTTAAGCTTTAATTTGGGAGTCAAAGACACATCTGTCATTTCATTACAACACATCACGGAAGTTTTAAAAATATCATTAACAGAAGTATGTAGTGTTCCTCAGATGCCTAATTGTGTCTTAGGTATCTATAACTGGCGTGGTGAAATGCTTTGGTTAGTTGATTTAGAGGAGATGCTAGGTTATCCTCCACTATTGCAAGACTTAGACTCCGTCTCAAAAATGATGGCGATCATACTAGAAAGTGATGGCAAATATTTGGGTCTGTTGGTGCGACAGTTGATGGATATTGAGTGGTTGGATACCAATCAAATGAAAGCTCAATCAACAGAACTATTTTATCCAGCTATGTCACCTTTTTTGCAAGGTTACTTTATCAATTCTACTGAAGAAATAGTATTCAATTTAGATGCTCCAGCAATTATTCAAGCTTCCTTGTGGGGGCTTCATAATTGA